The Geoalkalibacter sp. genomic interval CCAGACCTATCCGCGGGTCGAGCGTCGGCAACGGCCCGATATTTGGGTGCGTTCCCTGGAATGGCTGGTGGTGGTCAGCTGGATGCTGCTGCTTCTGGCCCTGATGGTGCTCTCCAAGGCCAAGCCACAGGTGGAAACCTTCTTCGAACGCTATTATCAGTTGCCCCTCGACAGCACCTGGAACCTGGAGTTGCTGTTTTACCTGCGCCTGCTGATGGGGGTGGGGTTGTTCCTGAGCAGCGCCGGTCTGGTCATCAATTGGCGCCGCAGCCGCCGCGCCGGCGACGAGTATCGTATCTCTCTCCTGATTCTGGGGGGCATTTCCCTGTTCGGCCTGCTTTTTCCCTCCCTTATTCAATAATCCCTGCCGTGCGACTGTCTTAGCCGGGTCCGGCGAAGAGGGTGTTCTCCAGCAATATCTTCACGCCGATGGCGCACAGCACCAACCCGCCGAAGACTTCGACGCGCGGCCCCCAGGCCGCGCCGATGCGCCGTCCCAGCAGCATGCCGGCCAGGGTGAAGGTGCAGGCCACCAGGCCGATGACCAGGGCCGGAAACCAGACGCTGATCTCCAGCATGGCCAGACTCAGCCCCACCGCCAGGGCATCGATGCTGGTCGCCACGGAAAGCAAGAACAGCGACAGGCCGCGTGTCGGGTCGCGGTGCTCCCGCAAGGCTTTTTCCTCCTGAAAGGCTTCCCACATCATCTTGCCGCCGATGAACATCAGCAGCCCGAAGGCCACCCAGGGGGCATAGGCGGAAATCCACTGCTGCACGGTCAGTCCCGCCAGCCAGCCGATAATAGGCATCAGCGCCTGAAAAAGCCCGAAGTGAAAGCTCAGCCGGAAGACATGGCGAAAGGTCATGCGCGGCAGGGTCACGCCGACCCCCAGGGCGACGGCAAAGGCATCCATGGCCAGGGCCACGGAGAGTCCGATCAGAGTGAGAAAACCCATTCAGTCTCCTGACAAGTCGTTTTCCGACGAAAAAAAACGCGGCACCCCGATGGATACCGCGCAAGAATTGTCGCGAAGAAGAACCGCTTCTGTCAAGCCGGGAGTTGTCAGCCGGGAGTTGTTCGGCGCCCGAGCGCACCCTGTTTTTCGGCCTTTTCCCTACTGCAATTGCTTGTGCCAGACATTCATGCTTTCCAGTTCGCCGGAAATGTCGGTGTTGTGGGTGAGGGTGCCGCTGAAGGCGTAGCCGTGCTTGGCGAAGGTGATGTTCATGCCGAAGCTGTAGGCGCGGGCGATGGTGTAGGCGGTGCGGTAATTGCGTCTCGCCAGCTCGCCTTCCATTTCCGCCAGCAGCGCCTGGGCCAGTCCCGCCCCGCGATAGGACGGCAGGGTTGCGAAATCGGTCATTTCCGCGTTCAGGTCGGCGGGGTAGGTTTCGGCGGAGGAAATGGCCACCAACTGTTCGCCATCGAACACGCCCCAGTAAAGGATGTTGTCCTCCAGGGTCTCGCGCAGGTATCCGGGGTCGTGAATCGGGAAGGGATAGCTGGCGAACACCGTGCGGTAGAGCTCGGCCATGGCCGGGGTGTGAGGCGCGCCGAGCCTGCGCAGGTAAAAACCCTCGGAGAGCGGACGGCCGCCTGATTGGCCGGCCTTGGCACGGGCGGCCGCGATGACCTGGAGCACGGTTTCCGGCCGGCGTTCCTTCCGGCGTTTTGGACAGAAATATTTGGCCACGAAAAATCCATCCTCGCGCCCGGCGAAAAAGCCGGGAACCCGCGCCTCCTCTCGGTAGCCCGCGTGGGCGAAGGCCTGGCGCGCCCTCGCGGGCACCTTGGCGAAAATCTTGGTGTAGCCTTTATTATTGGCCAGCAGGTCCAGGCGCGGCACCAGCGTGGGGGCTTCCTCCGGAGCAAGTTTCATCAGGTAGATGCGATCGTTGTTCTTGCCGTGCTGGATGCGCGAACCGCCCACCTGTTCAATCACGTCATTCATGGCCCCTCCTTTCCATGCGCTCATTGTTCTCGGGCGTCAAGGAAATCGTCGGGTTCCAGTCCGAGAGCAGCATTTCAATGCCCGTGGCGCGATATTCCT includes:
- a CDS encoding manganese efflux pump MntP, giving the protein MGFLTLIGLSVALAMDAFAVALGVGVTLPRMTFRHVFRLSFHFGLFQALMPIIGWLAGLTVQQWISAYAPWVAFGLLMFIGGKMMWEAFQEEKALREHRDPTRGLSLFLLSVATSIDALAVGLSLAMLEISVWFPALVIGLVACTFTLAGMLLGRRIGAAWGPRVEVFGGLVLCAIGVKILLENTLFAGPG
- the ablB gene encoding putative beta-lysine N-acetyltransferase, whose product is MNDVIEQVGGSRIQHGKNNDRIYLMKLAPEEAPTLVPRLDLLANNKGYTKIFAKVPARARQAFAHAGYREEARVPGFFAGREDGFFVAKYFCPKRRKERRPETVLQVIAAARAKAGQSGGRPLSEGFYLRRLGAPHTPAMAELYRTVFASYPFPIHDPGYLRETLEDNILYWGVFDGEQLVAISSAETYPADLNAEMTDFATLPSYRGAGLAQALLAEMEGELARRNYRTAYTIARAYSFGMNITFAKHGYAFSGTLTHNTDISGELESMNVWHKQLQ